A DNA window from Stigmatella aurantiaca contains the following coding sequences:
- a CDS encoding YceI family protein, with product MIHPSLGRASATQLPTQHATWTVDPAHSSILFTARHMVVARVHGRFERLTGTLRVNPEQPTQGEVEVSADAASIYTGSPERDAHLRSPDFLDADNSPKITFRSVRTEPTGGSGFRLHGTLTIRNITQPVIFEARHTATSKDPWGRQRLLYTARTSVNRSDYGIRWNKVLDNGGWLVGERIEIEMDIQALPVVS from the coding sequence ATGATCCATCCATCCCTTGGCCGAGCCTCCGCGACGCAACTTCCCACGCAGCACGCCACGTGGACCGTCGATCCCGCGCACTCGTCCATCCTCTTCACCGCCCGGCACATGGTGGTGGCGCGGGTACATGGACGGTTCGAGCGGCTCACGGGCACCCTGCGGGTGAACCCCGAGCAGCCCACCCAAGGTGAGGTCGAGGTGAGCGCGGATGCGGCCAGCATCTATACGGGCAGCCCGGAGCGGGACGCGCACCTGCGCTCGCCTGACTTCCTCGATGCCGACAACTCGCCCAAGATTACCTTCCGCAGCGTCCGGACGGAGCCCACGGGCGGCTCGGGGTTCCGGCTGCACGGGACGCTGACCATCCGCAACATCACCCAGCCGGTCATCTTCGAGGCGCGCCACACCGCCACGTCGAAGGACCCCTGGGGCCGTCAGCGCCTGCTCTACACGGCGCGGACCTCGGTCAACCGCTCGGACTACGGCATCCGCTGGAACAAGGTGCTCGACAACGGCGGCTGGCTCGTCGGGGAGCGCATCGAAATCGAGATGGACATCCAGGCGCTCCCCGTCGTGTCCTGA
- a CDS encoding toxin-antitoxin system YwqK family antitoxin, producing MLQTDDAGRKTASEFWLNGQCVGKAEWDADGTPQMAMGLRGGRITGHRIDYHRNGVVSYAEPFLNGLLHGWAKQYSLRGRLLLASPFQRGTGIDYWCDNRGRLAEEHPLVGGKLSGCDRWWDENQQTVYRETGWLDGEAHGIHREWTEGRLRRGFPQFFIRGQRVSKREYLAASRGDSRLPAYTPQEDLPERTLPERFLQLRQRVRRKVRR from the coding sequence GTGCTCCAGACGGACGATGCCGGACGGAAGACCGCCTCGGAGTTCTGGCTGAACGGGCAGTGTGTCGGGAAGGCGGAGTGGGACGCGGACGGAACCCCCCAGATGGCCATGGGCCTTCGAGGCGGCCGCATCACCGGCCATCGGATCGATTACCACCGCAATGGCGTCGTGAGTTACGCGGAGCCCTTCCTGAACGGGCTGCTGCACGGTTGGGCGAAACAGTACAGCCTGAGGGGACGGTTGCTCCTCGCCAGCCCGTTCCAGCGAGGGACCGGCATCGACTACTGGTGTGACAACCGTGGCCGTCTCGCCGAAGAGCATCCCCTCGTCGGCGGAAAGCTTTCTGGCTGTGACCGCTGGTGGGACGAGAACCAACAGACGGTCTACCGGGAGACCGGTTGGCTCGACGGTGAGGCCCACGGCATTCATCGCGAGTGGACGGAGGGGAGGCTGCGCCGTGGCTTCCCGCAGTTCTTCATCCGAGGCCAGAGGGTCTCGAAGCGGGAGTATCTCGCGGCCTCGCGAGGAGATTCGAGGCTGCCCGCATACACCCCGCAGGAAGACCTCCCCGAGAGAACCCTGCCGGAGCGGTTCCTTCAACTGCGGCAAAGGGTCCGCCGGAAGGTCCGGCGGTGA